A genomic segment from Alteribacillus bidgolensis encodes:
- a CDS encoding nuclease-related domain-containing protein — protein sequence MAHLLKVEDYTSRYQHDIQRYPSQFTRLKKERWNHIKKEWIRVNRREKGNEHGEFDNWFEEADNGFFAAALHRLKHLSGKNRLPEEIGEEEREDLAAFYKGKSMEELKEIFYEDLFQAQLQWASSSLFEESRMNPKYKYDQKLRYFLREFPDNYLVLYYPVFSIGRAPVEMDIILISPTEVYFITTLEGKQTSVFETSSGRFWNEYVDGSRKRRVSPVISLNRMTAIARDILQNKKLNMKLNRVVLTPAAIIDHRATGMKVKMVDKRNHEEWLVKMKRHPSPVKKNQLETADLLLQHTVTTSFRRKDLFDNDEEK from the coding sequence GTGGCCCATTTACTAAAAGTGGAAGATTATACGTCAAGATATCAACATGATATTCAGAGGTATCCAAGTCAGTTTACACGTTTAAAAAAAGAACGCTGGAACCATATTAAAAAAGAATGGATACGAGTGAATCGGCGAGAAAAAGGAAATGAACACGGTGAGTTCGATAATTGGTTTGAGGAAGCTGATAACGGTTTTTTTGCAGCAGCCCTCCATCGGCTAAAGCATTTGTCTGGAAAAAATCGATTGCCAGAGGAAATAGGAGAGGAAGAAAGAGAAGACCTTGCTGCTTTTTATAAAGGAAAATCGATGGAAGAGTTAAAAGAAATATTTTATGAGGATCTGTTTCAGGCTCAGCTGCAGTGGGCAAGCTCATCTCTTTTTGAAGAATCCAGGATGAATCCAAAATATAAATACGACCAGAAGCTGCGCTATTTTTTGCGTGAATTTCCTGATAACTATTTGGTATTGTACTATCCTGTTTTCTCCATTGGCAGAGCTCCTGTGGAAATGGATATTATTTTAATCAGCCCGACAGAGGTTTATTTCATTACCACTTTAGAGGGAAAACAAACTAGTGTATTTGAAACATCTTCGGGAAGATTTTGGAATGAGTATGTAGACGGAAGTCGAAAAAGACGAGTGAGTCCCGTGATATCTTTGAACCGCATGACTGCCATCGCCCGGGACATTTTACAAAATAAAAAACTCAACATGAAACTGAATCGAGTAGTGTTAACTCCAGCAGCTATTATTGATCACCGTGCAACTGGAATGAAAGTAAAAATGGTAGATAAAAGAAACCATGAGGAATGGCTTGTGAAAATGAAAAGGCACCCGTCGCCAGTAAAAAAAAATCAGCTTGAGACAGCTGATTTGCTGTTGCAGCATACGGTAACGACTTCTTTTCGGCGCAAAGATTTGTTTGATAACGATGAAGA
- a CDS encoding LrgB family protein yields MINWAAAVLAAAGTVLVYIGARKFYQRFSYPITLPIVTGTVVIIVVLLSTGISYETYMLGGRWIEHLLGPAVVALAYPLYKQREMLKTYFFPLLVSVTVGAFAGVLSGYYLSRLAGVEQALIASVLPKSVTTPVAMEVAASIGGPPPLAAVFVMVAGIGGVVIAPYLFKCCKINHVLAKGIGIGSASHAIGTAKALENSEKEGAASSVAMTLSAVIVSIIIPLLALLFF; encoded by the coding sequence ATGATTAATTGGGCTGCTGCTGTGTTGGCTGCAGCAGGTACAGTATTGGTTTATATTGGCGCACGTAAGTTTTATCAGCGCTTTTCTTATCCCATTACGCTCCCTATTGTGACTGGAACGGTTGTTATTATTGTGGTTTTACTTAGCACTGGAATTTCTTATGAAACATATATGCTGGGCGGCCGATGGATTGAGCACTTGCTGGGACCTGCAGTGGTTGCACTTGCTTATCCATTATATAAACAAAGAGAAATGCTAAAAACATATTTTTTTCCTCTTCTTGTTAGTGTAACTGTTGGTGCATTTGCCGGGGTGCTATCTGGATATTATTTATCCCGGCTCGCGGGGGTTGAGCAAGCACTTATCGCATCCGTGCTGCCTAAATCTGTTACTACTCCTGTCGCTATGGAGGTAGCCGCGTCAATAGGAGGACCGCCCCCGCTTGCCGCTGTTTTTGTAATGGTAGCTGGTATTGGGGGAGTAGTGATTGCGCCTTATCTTTTCAAATGCTGCAAAATCAATCATGTTCTTGCTAAAGGTATAGGTATAGGAAGTGCCTCTCATGCAATAGGCACAGCCAAAGCTCTTGAAAACAGTGAAAAAGAAGGTGCAGCCAGTTCTGTGGCAATGACATTGAGTGCAGTGATAGTCTCCATCATTATTCCATTGCTGGCACTTCTATTTTTCTAG
- a CDS encoding CidA/LrgA family protein produces the protein MDLIRMIMHIIILYFFYYAGVWIQKWFDLVIPGSIIGMLLLLGLFYTKLIKPKWIAMGTSLVLSHMPLLFLPVTAGTIVYLELFSGSGLWLVAIAFTSTLLVMAVTGMTAQFFARRREQHD, from the coding sequence ATGGATCTCATTCGAATGATTATGCACATTATAATATTATACTTTTTTTATTATGCAGGGGTTTGGATTCAAAAATGGTTTGATCTAGTGATACCAGGCAGTATTATTGGCATGCTTTTGTTATTGGGCCTGTTTTATACAAAACTGATTAAACCAAAATGGATAGCGATGGGGACAAGTTTGGTGCTGTCACATATGCCGTTATTATTTTTACCAGTTACGGCAGGAACGATTGTGTACTTAGAATTATTTTCTGGTTCTGGTTTATGGCTCGTAGCCATTGCTTTCACCAGCACGCTGCTTGTGATGGCTGTTACTGGAATGACAGCTCAGTTTTTTGCAAGAAGGAGGGAACAGCATGATTAA
- the thpR gene encoding RNA 2',3'-cyclic phosphodiesterase — MAPNPHYFIALPLPQEIKDHIDTWKKEVKHKLPFKKWVYPADYHITLFFLGGANNRQIQRVSENMEHLSLNYPSFSLDITNAGWFGKPAEPRIFLVGAEGPHALYHLQRDVSIDCDTIGFAAEKRTYKPHITVARKWNSKESFQHAVKRLSSIPAVSWTAKEFVIYRTHLDRLPKYERVETFTLRADK; from the coding sequence GTGGCACCTAACCCTCATTATTTTATTGCACTGCCTCTGCCGCAGGAGATTAAAGATCATATTGATACCTGGAAAAAAGAAGTCAAACATAAGCTTCCTTTTAAAAAATGGGTCTATCCTGCCGATTATCATATAACCCTCTTTTTCTTAGGTGGTGCTAATAACAGGCAGATTCAGAGAGTGTCTGAAAACATGGAACACCTTTCCTTAAACTATCCATCTTTTTCCTTGGATATTACAAATGCCGGCTGGTTTGGTAAACCTGCTGAACCACGTATTTTTTTGGTTGGAGCAGAGGGTCCTCATGCATTATATCACTTACAAAGAGACGTTTCTATTGATTGTGATACGATTGGCTTTGCAGCAGAAAAACGGACATACAAACCCCATATTACGGTAGCAAGAAAGTGGAACAGCAAAGAATCATTTCAACATGCTGTAAAACGGTTGTCTTCTATACCAGCCGTTTCGTGGACTGCTAAAGAGTTTGTTATATATAGAACTCATTTAGACCGCTTACCAAAATACGAAAGAGTGGAAACATTTACATTGAGAGCCGATAAATAA